A part of Fibrobacter sp. UWB15 genomic DNA contains:
- a CDS encoding RluA family pseudouridine synthase, with product MITRVIDRNFANMRLDRFLRKAFPDESLSVFFAVIRKKKVRVNGVVGKANQMLQEGDTVCIYENFKSVDADSQGATNVIQFPANQTESEKSNAGFAKAKSTWGKSASPAEKQSGWGAKELDLIIQTEDYVIVNKPSGLASQPGSGTRPGESLVEYLWEWGRREGLDFKPTIAHRLDQETSGMIIAALHGDTLRDFTRMIREHEVDKFYFALVKGNLKKDKGTISESLTRTDAAKGSKMKVGETGKDAQKAITHYRVKQHYEGYDLVKIKLETGRMHQIRAHFASIGHPLLGDTRYGDFALNREVKKTLGLNRLFLHSCRLEFTWQGDKKVFDCPLPKELQSVINQLKPLRFERNH from the coding sequence ATGATTACCCGAGTCATTGACCGCAACTTTGCCAACATGCGCCTCGACCGTTTTTTGCGCAAGGCATTCCCCGACGAATCGCTGTCGGTATTTTTCGCCGTCATTCGCAAAAAGAAAGTCCGCGTGAATGGAGTCGTAGGCAAGGCAAATCAGATGTTGCAAGAAGGCGACACCGTCTGCATCTACGAGAATTTCAAGAGCGTCGATGCAGACTCCCAAGGCGCAACTAACGTCATCCAGTTCCCCGCTAATCAAACCGAAAGCGAGAAATCGAATGCCGGTTTCGCGAAAGCCAAGTCTACCTGGGGCAAGTCAGCCTCCCCCGCCGAAAAGCAGTCTGGCTGGGGCGCCAAGGAACTTGACCTCATTATACAAACCGAAGACTACGTTATTGTCAACAAGCCCTCGGGCCTTGCAAGCCAGCCGGGCTCCGGCACTCGCCCCGGCGAGAGCCTCGTAGAATATCTTTGGGAATGGGGCCGCCGCGAAGGGCTCGACTTCAAGCCGACAATAGCCCACCGACTCGACCAGGAAACCTCGGGCATGATCATCGCCGCCCTCCACGGCGACACGCTCCGCGACTTTACGCGCATGATTCGCGAACACGAAGTCGACAAGTTCTACTTCGCCCTTGTAAAAGGGAACCTCAAAAAAGACAAGGGGACCATCAGCGAATCGCTCACCCGCACTGACGCCGCCAAGGGTAGCAAAATGAAGGTCGGCGAAACCGGCAAGGACGCCCAGAAGGCAATCACCCACTACCGCGTCAAGCAGCATTACGAAGGCTACGACCTAGTAAAAATCAAGCTTGAAACAGGCCGCATGCACCAAATTCGCGCGCATTTTGCAAGCATCGGGCATCCGCTCCTCGGCGACACCCGCTACGGCGACTTCGCCCTCAACCGCGAAGTCAAAAAGACGCTCGGGCTCAACCGATTGTTCCTGCACAGCTGCCGACTGGAATTCACATGGCAAGGCGACAAGAAGGTCTTTGATTGTCCGCTGCCCAAGGAACTGCAATCGGTCATCAACCAGCTAAAGCCTTTGCGCTTCGAGCGAAACCATTAA
- the pheT gene encoding phenylalanine--tRNA ligase subunit beta: MKVSLNWLRRHVDLPENAEEVAKALTSIGLEVEGTEEPGKVYEKLIVAKVLTCEPHPDSDHLHITTVNNGKETIQVVCGAPNVAAGQTVVLAPIGAELPLPDGTMLKMKKSKIRGVESFGMICAEDEIGLSDDHAGIMVLDDSIPAGTPFVSLGLYDVCFELNVTPNRPDALSHRGVARELAAKFNRPLKPLAYELKEDSEAASSAISLEVVPGCGCSRYVGRVIKDVKVEKSPAWLAKLLHAVGMNSINNVVDITNFILMDVGQPLHSFDMDQLHGNKIKVRRAVKGEKIETIDHTAHELVENDLVICDGDRPACVAGVMGGVESEIVDTTKNVFLESAWFNPTIVRKQAKRLCISTDSSYRFEREIDFTTQDEYSRYACAMIQEVAGGRILKGTVEYTGDDHKKALNEVTLRTARAEKVIGMKIAAADIEKYLTGIALEVVKKDAESITFKIPGYRPDLEREVDLIEEVARLIGFDNIPYTLPSFKMQPNELPPIEVLNRKIRKTLSAMGLHECLSLRFTSKARTEALFGAENDDRRSKPAALLNPLSDELGVVPTSLLPNLLKSVAENEKNRPGSVRLFEVAKGQFKRDRKDVRDPGFDESNLVALAVAGAFDVNPLNDKPAQIDFAAFKGLVQSFLKRVGLVVEFRVPAKPEIFLHPGKQVEVLADGVVLGTMGELHPTAMAAFEIGYTTYVMELDMDKMEHATHKKIVFEPFSRQVPSSRDISIEVDKTMTHEQILARIKGLNPKNLAKITLKSIYEGDKIEAGKKNMVYSLTYQAMDRTLTDDEVNKAHNKLRDKLVANGDIVLR; the protein is encoded by the coding sequence ATGAAAGTTTCTTTGAATTGGCTCAGACGTCATGTGGATCTTCCGGAAAATGCGGAAGAAGTTGCAAAGGCATTGACCTCCATCGGCTTGGAAGTCGAAGGTACCGAAGAACCGGGCAAGGTTTATGAAAAGCTGATTGTGGCTAAGGTTCTTACCTGCGAACCCCATCCGGATAGCGACCACTTGCACATTACGACCGTCAATAACGGCAAAGAAACCATCCAGGTTGTTTGCGGTGCCCCGAACGTGGCCGCCGGCCAGACCGTGGTGCTCGCCCCGATCGGAGCGGAACTTCCGCTCCCCGACGGCACCATGCTCAAGATGAAGAAGTCCAAGATTCGTGGTGTCGAAAGCTTCGGTATGATTTGCGCCGAAGACGAAATCGGTCTCAGCGACGACCACGCAGGCATCATGGTTCTCGACGATTCTATTCCGGCCGGCACCCCGTTTGTAAGCCTCGGCCTCTATGACGTTTGCTTTGAACTGAACGTGACCCCGAACCGCCCGGATGCATTAAGCCACCGCGGTGTCGCCCGCGAACTGGCCGCCAAGTTCAACCGCCCGCTCAAGCCCCTCGCCTACGAACTCAAGGAAGACTCCGAAGCAGCAAGCTCTGCCATCAGCCTCGAAGTGGTTCCCGGTTGCGGTTGTTCACGCTACGTGGGACGCGTCATCAAAGACGTAAAAGTTGAAAAGTCTCCGGCTTGGCTCGCCAAGCTTTTGCACGCTGTAGGCATGAACAGCATCAACAACGTCGTCGACATAACGAACTTCATTCTGATGGACGTGGGCCAGCCGCTCCACAGCTTCGACATGGACCAGTTGCACGGCAACAAGATCAAGGTCCGCCGCGCCGTGAAGGGCGAAAAAATCGAAACCATCGACCACACCGCTCACGAACTCGTTGAAAACGACCTCGTGATTTGCGACGGCGACCGTCCGGCTTGCGTAGCCGGCGTGATGGGCGGCGTTGAATCCGAAATTGTCGATACCACCAAGAACGTGTTCCTCGAAAGCGCCTGGTTCAACCCGACCATCGTCCGCAAGCAGGCCAAGCGCCTCTGCATCTCGACCGATTCCAGCTACCGCTTCGAACGCGAAATCGACTTTACCACGCAGGACGAATACAGCCGCTACGCCTGCGCCATGATTCAGGAAGTCGCCGGTGGCCGCATTCTCAAGGGCACCGTCGAATACACGGGCGACGACCACAAGAAGGCCCTCAACGAAGTCACGCTCCGCACTGCCCGCGCCGAAAAGGTCATCGGCATGAAGATTGCCGCAGCTGACATCGAAAAGTACCTCACGGGTATCGCCCTCGAAGTCGTGAAGAAGGATGCCGAATCCATCACCTTCAAGATTCCGGGCTACCGCCCCGACCTCGAACGCGAAGTGGACCTCATCGAAGAAGTCGCCCGACTCATCGGTTTCGACAACATCCCGTACACGCTGCCCTCCTTCAAGATGCAGCCGAACGAACTTCCGCCGATCGAAGTCCTGAACCGTAAGATCCGCAAGACGCTTTCTGCAATGGGCCTGCATGAATGCTTGAGCCTTCGCTTTACCAGCAAGGCCCGCACCGAAGCTCTGTTCGGCGCCGAAAATGACGATCGCCGCAGCAAGCCCGCAGCACTTTTGAACCCGCTTTCCGATGAACTCGGCGTGGTTCCGACCAGCCTCCTCCCCAACCTTCTCAAGAGCGTTGCCGAAAACGAAAAGAACCGCCCCGGTTCCGTTCGCCTGTTCGAAGTGGCCAAGGGTCAGTTCAAGCGCGACCGCAAGGACGTGCGCGATCCGGGCTTCGACGAATCGAACCTCGTCGCCCTCGCCGTTGCAGGCGCCTTCGACGTGAACCCGCTCAACGACAAGCCCGCCCAGATTGACTTTGCAGCCTTCAAGGGCCTGGTGCAGAGCTTCCTCAAGCGCGTCGGCCTCGTGGTGGAATTCCGCGTACCTGCCAAGCCCGAAATCTTCTTGCACCCGGGCAAGCAAGTCGAAGTCCTCGCCGATGGCGTGGTGCTCGGTACCATGGGCGAACTCCACCCGACAGCCATGGCCGCCTTCGAAATCGGCTACACCACCTACGTGATGGAGCTGGACATGGACAAGATGGAACACGCCACCCACAAGAAGATCGTGTTCGAACCGTTCAGCCGCCAGGTGCCCTCTAGCCGCGACATCTCCATCGAAGTCGACAAGACCATGACTCACGAGCAGATTCTCGCCCGCATCAAGGGCCTGAACCCGAAGAACCTCGCGAAGATTACCCTCAAGAGCATCTACGAAGGCGACAAGATCGAAGCCGGCAAGAAGAACATGGTCTACAGCCTCACCTACCAGGCCATGGACCGCACCCTTACCGACGACGAAGTCAACAAGGCCCACAACAAGTTGCGTGACAAGCTCGTCGCAAACGGCGACATCGTACTCCGCTAA
- a CDS encoding TolC family protein: MPRHLAALSAMALSLAAPQWAGAATYTREEAVKIALEKSSDVKTAEEEVISANSQVDAGYGNALPSIDLDATVTRIFGLDDVKDRKPVFKAMNNTVSEDGSDPSVYDYVNAGAIDGLIYGMSQQGYRWQSSVGLTATQILYAQGKVGTGIEIAKVYKHLKEVNLDNAKANVRYDVENAFDQLIFLDSSIVILYQSKDMLQENLNFVEQGLKSGMMTELDLIRIQLKMDQLTSQINSTEKKRVLARNALLNTMGLEWDSDVKFQGDLRDPLQGYTYPDTSMANVKKRRKELVMLEASEEMLQKNVSIEEGGYKPTLVLVGGLKYTNNKNHFYQWDAPDWDDNINKYIALNLKLNLFNGMKTKEAVVQAKSDLRSTQIKKETAERGFRVQIESCANTLEDANSQIEIAKRQIDLAQKNYDLTNDSYKLGRETQLNLLTAENDLRTAKIGYMQAIVNWNQAYNALLQATGEY; encoded by the coding sequence ATGCCCAGGCATTTAGCAGCATTATCGGCTATGGCATTGAGCCTCGCAGCCCCGCAATGGGCGGGTGCTGCAACCTACACGCGCGAAGAAGCCGTCAAAATAGCCCTCGAAAAGTCCTCGGACGTCAAAACTGCCGAAGAAGAAGTCATTTCGGCAAATTCCCAGGTCGATGCCGGCTACGGCAACGCCTTACCGTCAATTGACCTTGACGCCACCGTCACCCGTATTTTTGGCCTGGACGATGTCAAAGATAGAAAGCCCGTATTCAAGGCAATGAACAATACGGTTTCTGAGGATGGTAGCGACCCTTCTGTTTACGACTACGTGAACGCAGGCGCCATCGACGGCCTGATTTACGGCATGTCCCAGCAAGGTTACCGCTGGCAGTCCAGCGTGGGCCTTACCGCTACCCAGATCCTTTACGCCCAAGGCAAGGTCGGTACCGGCATCGAAATTGCGAAGGTTTACAAGCACTTGAAAGAAGTAAACCTGGACAACGCCAAGGCAAACGTCCGCTACGACGTGGAAAACGCCTTTGACCAGCTCATTTTCCTGGATTCATCAATCGTTATCCTGTACCAGTCCAAGGACATGCTTCAGGAGAACCTGAATTTCGTGGAACAGGGTCTCAAGAGCGGCATGATGACCGAACTCGACTTGATTCGCATACAGCTCAAGATGGACCAGCTGACCTCCCAAATCAACAGCACCGAAAAGAAGCGCGTTCTCGCTCGCAACGCCCTTCTCAACACCATGGGCCTTGAATGGGATTCCGACGTCAAGTTCCAGGGAGACCTCCGCGATCCGTTGCAGGGTTACACCTATCCCGACACCTCCATGGCGAATGTGAAAAAGCGCCGCAAGGAACTGGTGATGCTCGAAGCAAGCGAAGAAATGCTCCAAAAGAACGTTTCGATCGAAGAAGGTGGCTACAAACCGACACTCGTTTTGGTAGGTGGCCTCAAGTATACCAACAACAAGAACCACTTCTACCAGTGGGATGCTCCGGATTGGGACGACAACATCAACAAGTACATCGCCTTGAACCTCAAGCTGAACCTCTTCAATGGCATGAAAACCAAGGAAGCGGTCGTTCAGGCAAAGTCCGACTTGCGTAGCACCCAAATCAAGAAAGAAACCGCCGAACGCGGCTTCCGCGTGCAGATTGAATCTTGCGCCAACACGCTCGAAGACGCAAATTCCCAGATTGAAATTGCCAAGCGCCAAATCGACCTGGCTCAAAAGAATTACGACCTGACCAACGACAGTTACAAACTCGGAAGAGAAACCCAGCTGAACCTTCTCACTGCAGAAAACGACCTTCGCACAGCGAAGATTGGCTACATGCAAGCTATCGTGAATTGGAACCAGGCTTACAACGCCCTCCTTCAGGCCACCGGTGAATATTAA
- a CDS encoding DUF975 family protein, which yields MSAAQGTAIGHQPAKAFALRAKPLNTKKGEHMISSATAFDMGSKALKGFRLNTAGITLLGYIALIVFTVVIYFFYAFLFPSDEPSTPQAIANFILSIVQNIIIYLFSVGCYAYLYDILKHRQTSFAKLFVGFKNFSRNATIIFIGTFIMSAISSIIVEIYEFLFKYKPIENNIGSYIILSCVICIVLCCLAYKLLPTWMGLIYKMSTDNTTGAMELIKQTYRQVSVYNYNYLCFSCRAILWCLVGVLTMGIGLLWIIPLIGMSTIIFFEAIFNPEDYAAPEFSDAPAQETPSAEPVEKTPELPEE from the coding sequence TTGTCCGCTGCCCAAGGAACTGCAATCGGTCATCAACCAGCTAAAGCCTTTGCGCTTCGAGCGAAACCATTAAACACAAAAAAAGGAGAACATATGATTAGCAGCGCCACAGCATTCGACATGGGCAGCAAAGCCCTTAAGGGATTTCGCCTTAACACGGCGGGAATAACCCTTCTCGGTTACATCGCCTTAATTGTATTTACCGTTGTCATATACTTTTTCTATGCTTTTCTATTCCCTTCCGACGAACCTTCTACACCTCAAGCCATTGCCAATTTTATTTTGAGCATTGTCCAAAACATCATCATATACCTCTTTTCTGTAGGTTGCTATGCCTATCTCTACGACATCTTAAAGCATAGGCAAACTTCTTTCGCAAAACTTTTTGTCGGTTTCAAAAACTTCTCTCGAAATGCAACGATTATTTTTATCGGCACTTTTATAATGTCAGCAATTTCATCTATTATAGTTGAAATTTACGAATTCCTTTTTAAGTACAAGCCCATTGAGAACAATATCGGATCCTACATCATTTTGTCATGCGTCATCTGCATAGTTCTCTGCTGCCTCGCATACAAGCTATTACCCACCTGGATGGGCCTTATTTACAAAATGTCCACCGACAATACAACCGGTGCCATGGAACTCATTAAACAAACCTATCGTCAAGTTTCTGTATACAACTACAATTACCTTTGCTTTTCGTGCCGAGCAATACTCTGGTGCTTGGTTGGCGTATTGACTATGGGAATCGGTTTATTGTGGATTATTCCTCTCATTGGCATGAGTACCATCATTTTCTTTGAAGCCATCTTCAACCCAGAAGATTATGCCGCACCAGAATTTTCCGACGCGCCCGCACAAGAAACTCCGTCGGCAGAACCCGTAGAAAAGACACCCGAATTGCCAGAAGAATAA
- the dnaX gene encoding DNA polymerase III subunit gamma/tau, which yields MAYVAMARKWRPQSFSDMVGQEHIAKTLQNAIEGGRLHHAFLFTGTRGVGKTTSARILARTLNCKGGDPLHPCGKCESCKDIAGGNPMDVFEIDAASNTGVDNIRDVIERVQYPPVIGKYKIFIIDEVHMLSTGAFNALLKTLEEPPEHVIFIFATTEVNKVPQTILSRVQRFDFKRLTIEQIRSRLRYICEQEGINATDEALDIFAEKADGSMRDGLTYFDQAYAFTGNEMSADAVRSVLGIPPVELFFTLISAIEGHDLKGCFKMVDEACKRGIEFTPLLDGFGKFLRNLLYARLDAFTPDALNISEELYTKYKSVVPELKNGDILRISKLLIDLQGTLRYSTNPRLLVETTFARMAWLDRLTDLRRALAAINDPKSASEEALKKKVTEVQKYIDAEEEAKALQQREENPFAALQSSIAAPSNGEAYSRYEISSAWGSIKSKIADSGDFAFSVALNDTVLETGDLKATPFPIALTYLGDNASDAWGVKQMEDHPEYMERIKQMLEDMLQTPVFLTLKTRAFNESELKIRKQAQMSPYQLDLEKEPGLQKLKELFQAELIYSHKSNRSMAPQQAEGCDVDSDEN from the coding sequence ATGGCATACGTAGCAATGGCCCGAAAGTGGCGTCCGCAATCTTTTTCCGACATGGTCGGTCAGGAACATATCGCAAAGACTCTTCAAAACGCAATTGAAGGAGGTCGCTTGCACCATGCATTCCTGTTTACCGGAACCCGCGGTGTCGGTAAGACCACCAGTGCCCGTATCCTCGCCCGCACGCTGAACTGCAAAGGCGGAGACCCGCTGCACCCTTGTGGAAAATGCGAAAGCTGCAAGGACATTGCCGGCGGAAACCCGATGGACGTGTTCGAAATAGATGCCGCTTCCAATACCGGCGTCGACAACATCCGCGACGTGATTGAACGCGTGCAATACCCGCCTGTCATCGGCAAATACAAGATTTTCATTATCGACGAAGTCCACATGCTTTCGACAGGTGCCTTCAACGCGCTCCTCAAGACGCTCGAAGAACCGCCGGAACATGTGATTTTCATCTTCGCGACCACCGAAGTCAACAAGGTCCCGCAGACGATTCTTAGCCGCGTACAACGTTTCGACTTCAAGCGACTCACGATTGAACAAATCCGTAGCCGCCTGCGCTACATTTGCGAACAGGAAGGCATCAACGCCACAGACGAAGCCCTCGACATTTTCGCCGAAAAAGCCGACGGTTCCATGCGCGACGGCCTCACCTACTTCGACCAGGCATACGCCTTTACCGGCAACGAAATGAGCGCCGACGCTGTCCGTAGCGTCCTCGGCATTCCACCGGTAGAGTTGTTCTTTACGCTGATTTCGGCTATCGAAGGCCACGACCTCAAGGGTTGCTTCAAAATGGTGGACGAAGCCTGCAAACGCGGCATCGAATTCACCCCGCTCCTGGACGGATTCGGCAAGTTCCTGCGTAACCTGCTTTACGCCCGCCTCGACGCCTTTACTCCCGATGCCCTGAACATTTCGGAAGAGCTTTACACCAAGTACAAGAGCGTGGTTCCAGAGCTCAAGAACGGCGACATTCTGCGCATCAGCAAACTTTTGATTGACCTGCAGGGTACACTCCGCTACAGCACGAACCCGCGCCTGCTGGTAGAAACCACATTCGCCCGCATGGCTTGGCTCGACAGGCTTACCGACTTGAGGCGAGCGCTTGCCGCCATCAACGACCCGAAAAGCGCCTCCGAAGAGGCGTTAAAAAAAAAAGTAACTGAAGTCCAGAAATACATTGACGCCGAGGAAGAAGCCAAGGCGTTACAGCAGCGCGAAGAAAATCCCTTCGCGGCTTTGCAGAGTTCCATTGCCGCCCCAAGCAACGGCGAGGCTTACAGTCGCTACGAGATTTCTTCCGCCTGGGGCTCCATCAAGTCTAAAATCGCAGATTCCGGCGATTTTGCGTTCTCGGTAGCCCTCAACGACACCGTGCTCGAAACCGGCGACCTGAAGGCCACCCCATTCCCCATCGCACTTACGTACCTGGGCGACAACGCCAGCGACGCCTGGGGTGTAAAGCAAATGGAAGATCACCCCGAGTACATGGAACGCATCAAGCAGATGCTCGAAGACATGCTACAGACTCCGGTGTTTTTGACCCTGAAAACCCGCGCCTTCAACGAATCGGAACTTAAAATCCGCAAGCAGGCCCAAATGTCGCCTTACCAGCTGGATCTTGAAAAAGAACCCGGGCTCCAAAAGCTCAAGGAACTTTTCCAAGCCGAACTGATCTACAGCCACAAGAGCAACCGCTCCATGGCCCCACAGCAGGCCGAAGGCTGCGACGTGGACAGCGACGAAAACTAA
- a CDS encoding YbaB/EbfC family nucleoid-associated protein, translated as MDMSKMLRDLQKMQSKMMKAQSDLKAQSFEAEAGGGMVKVAMNGKGVLTMIKINPDAVDKDDVEALEDLLMAAINAAVKKKDDATQESISGITGGMKIPGLM; from the coding sequence ATGGATATGAGCAAAATGCTTCGCGATCTCCAGAAGATGCAAAGCAAGATGATGAAAGCACAGAGCGATCTTAAGGCACAGAGTTTCGAAGCCGAAGCCGGTGGCGGAATGGTGAAAGTCGCCATGAACGGTAAGGGCGTCCTGACCATGATCAAGATTAACCCCGATGCCGTCGACAAGGACGACGTGGAAGCCCTCGAAGACTTGCTCATGGCCGCTATCAACGCCGCGGTCAAGAAAAAGGACGACGCTACCCAGGAAAGCATCAGCGGCATTACCGGCGGCATGAAAATCCCCGGCCTGATGTAA
- a CDS encoding NAD(P)/FAD-dependent oxidoreductase: MFTYRYRELSVALAKKGKYREALAKELRLHPEEIFNLQVERFSLDSRRKGDPKWSYNVIFDLKREVRATGNHAKGLVAATREKESLESDPQKNSVAMPGHVDVIGAGPSGLWAALHLLRKGFAVDLYEQGKCVEERFRDIRRFFVDRNFNAYSNVLFGEGGAGAFSDGKLNTRTRNLFVEQVLHDMVDFGVDESVVTFAKPHIGTDRLVLLLRELRAEIARLGGKIHFSTALEDIEIKDGRIAEIQLRDVSAPSTAHWQPCEALVLAVGHSARSIYEMLHARGVALESKAFAMGVRVEHPQALINMRQLGLNVDTKLTGSAEYFLATPTLNKTSSAYSFCMCPGGVLVPCASEPGTLATNGMSYSRRSGPFANGAIAVPIAASDNLFGGLEFQRKIESDAYAVGGKSYAAPAQTIKAFLAHKEDKSLPKSTYPCGLVQSNLWDWMDKTICNSLAEGFQNFDKKIPGFIEEGLIVAPETRTSSPLRMSRNNETLESVNTKGLFVLGEGAGYSGGIVTSAADGVRLAHYAKKEQ; the protein is encoded by the coding sequence ATGTTCACCTACCGCTACAGAGAACTAAGCGTCGCGCTTGCCAAGAAAGGCAAGTATCGCGAGGCTTTAGCCAAGGAACTCCGCCTGCACCCCGAAGAGATTTTCAATTTGCAGGTGGAACGTTTTTCGTTGGACAGCCGTCGCAAAGGCGATCCCAAGTGGTCTTACAACGTAATTTTTGACTTGAAGCGCGAAGTGCGCGCCACGGGGAACCACGCCAAAGGGCTTGTAGCGGCCACGCGTGAAAAAGAAAGTTTAGAAAGCGACCCGCAGAAAAACAGCGTCGCGATGCCTGGGCATGTCGATGTGATTGGCGCAGGCCCGAGCGGACTCTGGGCGGCATTGCACTTGCTGCGTAAAGGTTTTGCCGTCGATTTGTACGAGCAAGGCAAATGCGTGGAAGAACGATTCCGCGACATTCGCAGATTCTTTGTTGACCGGAATTTTAACGCCTACAGCAACGTGCTTTTTGGCGAAGGAGGTGCGGGGGCATTCAGTGACGGAAAACTCAACACCCGCACCCGGAACCTGTTCGTGGAACAGGTTCTACACGACATGGTGGACTTCGGAGTCGACGAATCTGTCGTGACCTTCGCCAAGCCGCATATCGGCACGGACCGACTCGTTTTATTGCTGCGGGAACTGCGCGCCGAAATTGCAAGACTTGGCGGCAAGATTCATTTTAGCACGGCGCTAGAAGACATCGAAATTAAGGACGGGCGCATTGCGGAGATTCAGCTTCGCGATGTTTCTGCCCCGTCGACCGCCCACTGGCAACCGTGCGAAGCCTTGGTGCTCGCCGTCGGGCATTCCGCCCGGAGCATTTACGAAATGTTGCACGCCCGTGGCGTCGCACTCGAAAGCAAGGCATTTGCCATGGGCGTGCGCGTCGAGCACCCGCAAGCGCTCATCAACATGCGGCAGCTGGGCCTGAATGTCGATACCAAGCTCACGGGTTCCGCCGAATATTTTCTCGCCACCCCGACACTGAACAAAACAAGCAGCGCCTACAGTTTCTGCATGTGCCCGGGTGGCGTCCTGGTGCCCTGCGCCTCGGAGCCCGGGACCCTCGCCACCAACGGCATGAGTTACAGCCGCCGCAGCGGGCCTTTTGCAAATGGAGCAATCGCCGTGCCCATTGCGGCAAGCGACAATCTCTTTGGCGGGCTCGAATTCCAGCGTAAAATCGAAAGCGACGCCTACGCGGTCGGCGGCAAGAGCTACGCCGCCCCGGCACAAACCATCAAGGCGTTCCTCGCCCACAAAGAAGACAAATCGCTCCCGAAATCCACCTACCCCTGCGGACTCGTACAGAGCAATCTGTGGGACTGGATGGACAAAACCATTTGCAATAGCCTCGCCGAAGGATTCCAGAACTTTGACAAGAAGATTCCCGGATTCATCGAAGAAGGCCTGATTGTCGCCCCCGAAACCCGCACCAGCAGCCCGCTGCGCATGAGCCGCAACAACGAAACGCTCGAAAGCGTGAATACCAAGGGCCTGTTCGTGCTCGGCGAAGGCGCCGGGTATTCCGGCGGAATTGTCACCAGCGCCGCCGACGGCGTTCGCCTCGCCCATTATGCAAAAAAAGAACAATAA
- a CDS encoding efflux RND transporter periplasmic adaptor subunit, with translation MNKTVKTLLTIAVASLMLVACDKKEENAEKKASTIEEIQKEKGKPARVVKAGSAKLTDVRKFSGTIQGINQNSAICKMGDPIAKINVQVGSTVQKDQVIAEYLFTGDNTQYQEAQEKIAVLEKATERMRELHAKGGISQQDMDSQEMQLKVAKMGLETARRATLILAPEAGVVTEIKFKVGQTPGQGAQFATIAKLNKVILKLNITSKDIGFFKKGASAKVTVADETFTGKVTLIPLAADPTTHFFPVEITFDNKAKKLLPGMYVTAELDARQVEGIVIPAEAIVYRNGINAIWTVTPEGKALRKIVKLGVQTKNEVQITEGLEGGETVIVEGQSKMNDGDKVLIVE, from the coding sequence ATGAACAAGACAGTTAAAACCCTCCTGACAATCGCTGTCGCATCGCTGATGCTTGTCGCCTGCGACAAGAAAGAAGAAAATGCCGAAAAGAAGGCATCGACTATCGAAGAAATTCAGAAAGAAAAGGGTAAGCCCGCCCGCGTGGTAAAGGCCGGCTCCGCAAAGCTCACCGACGTCCGCAAGTTCAGCGGCACCATCCAGGGTATCAACCAGAACAGCGCCATCTGCAAAATGGGCGACCCGATTGCAAAGATCAACGTACAGGTCGGCTCCACCGTCCAGAAGGATCAGGTAATCGCCGAATACCTCTTTACGGGCGACAACACCCAGTACCAGGAAGCACAAGAAAAGATTGCCGTTCTTGAAAAAGCAACTGAACGCATGCGTGAACTCCATGCCAAGGGCGGCATTAGCCAACAGGACATGGACAGCCAGGAAATGCAACTCAAGGTCGCAAAGATGGGACTTGAAACCGCCCGCCGTGCCACTTTGATTCTTGCTCCTGAAGCAGGCGTGGTGACCGAAATCAAGTTCAAGGTAGGCCAGACTCCGGGACAGGGCGCTCAGTTTGCAACCATTGCAAAGCTCAACAAGGTTATCTTGAAGCTGAACATCACCAGCAAGGACATCGGATTCTTCAAGAAGGGGGCATCTGCCAAAGTCACTGTCGCCGACGAAACGTTCACGGGTAAGGTGACTCTGATTCCGCTCGCAGCAGACCCGACAACCCACTTCTTCCCGGTTGAAATTACGTTCGACAACAAGGCCAAGAAGCTCCTGCCCGGCATGTACGTGACCGCAGAACTCGACGCCCGCCAGGTGGAAGGCATCGTGATTCCTGCCGAAGCAATCGTTTACCGCAATGGCATTAACGCCATTTGGACCGTTACCCCCGAAGGAAAGGCTCTCCGCAAGATCGTGAAGCTTGGCGTGCAGACCAAGAACGAAGTACAGATTACCGAAGGCCTTGAAGGTGGCGAAACCGTGATTGTCGAAGGCCAGTCCAAGATGAACGACGGCGACAAAGTGCTGATCGTTGAATAG